From a region of the Gordonia sp. PP30 genome:
- the atpB gene encoding F0F1 ATP synthase subunit A: MGPTAGLTVWSRTRERTLSVILAAAEFHAPSLNDFFPKAVAFADTPFALDRLMIIRLAVAGLVALFFALAMRGAKLVPSGMQNVAESMLDFVRINIAEEILGKENGRKFFTLIATIFFATIFLNLTSIIPFLNISSNARIGMPLVMAAVAYVTYVGVGIRKYGFFGFIKSSIVLPGVPMAIQPLLIPIEFVSTFILRPFTLTVRLMANMLSGHIMLVLFFAATQYFLLSGTWHIVFAPFSLIVGVGFTFFELLVIGLQAYIFALLTAVYIDLSLHADQH; the protein is encoded by the coding sequence ATCGGACCGACAGCCGGACTGACTGTCTGGTCCCGAACACGGGAGAGAACGCTGAGCGTCATCCTTGCCGCCGCCGAGTTCCACGCGCCGAGCCTGAACGACTTCTTCCCGAAGGCCGTGGCCTTCGCGGACACCCCGTTCGCTCTCGATCGTCTGATGATCATCCGGCTGGCGGTCGCCGGCCTGGTCGCGCTCTTCTTCGCGCTGGCCATGCGCGGCGCCAAGCTGGTGCCGAGCGGTATGCAGAACGTCGCCGAATCCATGCTCGACTTCGTCCGGATCAACATCGCCGAAGAGATCCTGGGCAAGGAGAACGGCCGCAAGTTCTTCACCCTCATCGCGACGATCTTCTTCGCGACGATCTTCCTCAACCTGACGTCGATCATCCCGTTCCTGAACATCTCGTCGAACGCCCGGATCGGTATGCCGCTGGTGATGGCCGCCGTCGCCTACGTCACCTACGTCGGCGTCGGTATCCGCAAGTACGGCTTCTTCGGCTTCATCAAGTCGTCCATCGTGCTGCCGGGTGTTCCGATGGCGATCCAGCCGCTGCTGATCCCGATCGAGTTCGTCTCCACCTTCATCCTCCGGCCGTTCACGCTGACCGTCCGTCTCATGGCCAACATGCTGTCCGGCCACATCATGCTGGTGCTGTTCTTCGCGGCCACCCAGTACTTCCTGCTGAGCGGCACCTGGCACATCGTGTTCGCGCCGTTCTCGCTGATCGTCGGCGTCGGCTTCACGTTCTTCGAGCTGCTGGTCATCGGCCTGCAGGCCTACATCTTCGCGCTGCTGACGGCCGTCTACATCGACCTGTCGCTGCACGCCGATCAGCACTGA